ATACAACGCATCCCTCTCTCTTCGGCTTCGCTCATGCTCTGCGACTCCCTTCTTCGTCTCCCATTTGGATTCAGAAATGGTGGGGATTCCGGAGCCTGCAGCCGGACATATCGGCAGCGGAGTAACTGACGGCGGTCCACCAGCACTCAGCTGCGGTTCGAGGGCTGCCGCTCCTGTAGCAGTGGCGGGGAGGAGGATACGCCCTGGAGAGACCGAAGGCCGGATAGCCCCTCGCCGGAGCGAACGGCGCTAGGTATAAGTCGATGTCGCCGGCTCAACTCCGGATCGCGCGGCGCCGTGCTTTACGATACACCCTGGGTTTAGCCCCCCCGCTCTCCTCGAATCCCCCATCCTCACCAACACGAAGGTGGGTGATCTCTGTACTTGCTTCATTTCGTCTTGTCTGCATGTGCTGTTCGAATCTCGCGTCTTCTTCGATGACGTTGGTATTTGGACACGAAATAAAGTTGCTTTTCTTACGAACTTCTCAGTTCGTGATCTTTTTGCTTGGCAGGATGAAAGATCTTTTTATTAGGTTATATAATTTTTCTTCCTCTAGTGTACAAGAAAAAGGTTTTCACTAATCATCTAAATATTCTTCATTCGTGGATTGACTATTGTTCTGACGTCTGCAGTGTGAGCATTCATAAGAATCTAATCTTTCACTATCATGTGCTCTGAATTGATGTGCGTTTCGTAATTCGATCTTTAATAGCTTAAGTTCTACGAAGTTTTATAGTTTATCTTTTTCATTCGTGAGTGTGCTTTTTTTATCTTCTGAAATTTATCCAGTGCGAGCAAGGTCGGTAGAACCGTATTGTCCATGGCCTTTAAATAGATTGTTATTCTCACTTTGTTCTGTTATGTTTCTTCACCTTTATGTCGTTATATGTGACATGAAATTATCAAAACACTTGCTTTGGTATTGACTTTGATTGGGAATTTCTCTTACTTTAAAAAGCATTCACGTTGACCCTATTCTGATGGACTTGTGGACCAGCACCCATCTTTGTGTGTGTCAGTCGTTTCAGCTTGGTTCATTAAGCTTTTCTGTATGGGGATTCATTCTTATTCAGAGCTGGAGCATCAGAATATATGTGCTACTTCTAAAACTTCCACTTGAAGATGAATGGAAAGCAGTAATTTGGACACTTACTCTCGTGCGGTTTTTACAGGTACTTAATAGAAATTAATTTTCAGTTTTAGGTGACTGAATGATGCAGTTTTAGGTTGATTTTACTTGAGCAAAAGAAAATTCAGAATAACATCATAACAAAGGTATATATGATTATTACGTTTAAAATTCTCAGTGCTTCTTTTCGCTGTCTATAATCCGGATGCAAATTTTCTATCTTGAAAATGGATTTGGCTGCTTTATATATGAAAGGAATCTGCTAGGTTGATTTGAGGTGATGTATACAACTAGCAATATGGTATACTGCCAGTTCCCTTGCTTAGATAGCTTCTCAATAATGGACCATTAGTACCTAGTAATCATTTAGTGTTTCCTTGTGAAAATCTTGGTTTTTATTTTAGGAAGAACAAGGTGGATGCTTCCTGATCATTCATCCTGCAGAACATGGATTGTCAGGAGAGTTATACAATGACATGTAGCTTGCATCTTTTGCTGTTTTTAATAATAGCTTCATATACATAGACTTTAACATTGAGATTAGAACAATAGAATTTTTACTTGTACTTTTAGCATTCTTTGGTGCAGGTTCAGCCTTCTCCAACTACTGGAACCCTCAATATGTCCTCTGCCATGGATAAAACTATTTGTTCAGACACCTTATCTTCTCAAAGGCATACTTCTGATGTCAGTGCATATGATGGAAGGAATCCTGAAGATTTTCAGTTCAAACCTCAAGTTGGAGCATCTTATAGTCTAGGCCTATCTTCATTAAGACCTATGGTAATTTCCAATCTAGTTTTGAGTATATTGATGATTCATGATGGTGCTGTTTATTCTTTAGTCACTATTCTCACTGTATCCATATGTAAATAACTTCCTGTGAAATGTGAGTGCCAGTCTGAGATAGGTAACAATATGACCATGTTTTCTGGAGGCCACTCAGAGCAGGTAATcgcaaaataaaatcaaaatttagcTTGATTGAAATAAAATATCCTCACAGCTTAAATAAATAGAAATACAGATATGTAAAAAGGGTAGGCAAATTGTTGGAATAAAATAGAAGAGATTAAGATACAATTTACTTTCCAACTAGAGAATGCTTTAATTTGGTCTTTTGTTGCATCAACAAACACTCACCATTAAATAGCTCCTCCTAGTATGATCTGCTTAATGGGGTGATGCTGTTTTGTAGAATCAAGTTGATTCAGTCAGGGCCAGCAAATACCAACGTGTTTACGGAAAAGTTGAAAATTGTAACTCTAATCAAACCATTACTTTTACATCTACCAATATAGCCTGAGAATAAATGAATAAAACGGGAGTTTGGTAGTTGAATTATGCAAATACTAgactaatgagaaaattatttgaaCAGAATTctaattttaatatcttttttttgaCTTTTCCAAGCAAATAATGTGGCTTTGTCCAAGTACCAAAAATAATCAGGTTGGCTTATGGTCTATCAGGGATTCAGATCCATATTTTCATTCTACATTTTTGTTAAGAAGGTTCCTGGGTATGCTTAATTGACCTCTTCATGGAAACTGTTCCTTAGCCATCTTTTATGGAGTCATTTATGGTTTTGAAGGTTTAATTGAAGAACTGTGATCTGTAACTCTGACCTGTGAATTTCCTACGTTGTAATATGCTGGTAATCGATATGGATTTTGCATTTTCCAGATACCTTATTTTCTCATTGAAAGGACTAGCTTTAATCAATGCATATGAACCTGTCTACATTTTACTATGATTATTAGTCACATTGCCTGTAGTATATTAAACAGTTTATTGCAGGTTTCTGCAGGCTTGATCAAAAAAGAGCATGAGCCTTCTATGCAGAGTCAAAATCAATCTCAAGGTCAGAACCTGGTTGCGTCTGAAAATGAATCAATTCTATCAGAATCTGTTCCGAATTCAGCTATTGAAGTAACCAATTTGAGAGTTTATGTGCCAGCTGAAGCAGCTTCTGGTGAATTACAGCCGACAAAATTGTCAGTGCAAAACACACGGATGTTTCAGTCTGATCCAAGTGAACCTATATCATCCAAGTATACTTGAAAAATCTGCAGAAGATGGTTATAACTGGAGAAAGTATGGGCACAAGCATGTCAAAGGTAGTGAATATCCTCGGAGCTATTACAAATGCACACATCCTACTTGTGAAATGAAGAAACAAATGGAATGTTCTCATGATGGACTGGTCACTGGAATCATCTATAAAGGTCATCATGATCATCCTAAGCCCCAATCTAGTCGTCGTTTAGCAGCTGGTACAATGCTCTCCTGCCATGAAGAGGAAAAAACCGATAAATTGTCTTCTTTAATGAGTGTTGAAGGTAAGGGAGCCAATGAGTGGATAAGTTCTACCATTTGACAGTTTTTACTTTATTCTTCTTTTATATTGGAACCTTAAATTTCCAGATGAGTCAACTAATGCACCTGACCACACGTATCATCAGATTGATCCAAACAGTATTACTGAGTCTCCTTAAACTGGTGGAGGGCAATCCAATGATTGTGATGAGGTCGCTGTAGATGGTAATTTGGAGTCCAAACGCAGGTGCCCTCTTCTATTTCGTGATTAAGGTTGACATATAAGAGGCAATTGTATTAAGTAATTGCTtgatctggcaatacctctaaTCAGGAAAATGGAAATTGCTAACAAAAATTCTGCTTTGATTGGCAAAATGGACCAGGAGCCTCGTGTTGTTGTGCAAACACTGAGTCAAGTTGATATCTTGGATGATGGGTATCGTTGGTGGAAGTATGGGCAGAAAATAGTTAAAGGGGATCCTAAACCAAGGTGAGGTTCATCTTGAAAAcataaattttgttttgttttcttgaCTACTGATAATACTTCTTTTCTTATCTACATTTGTTTCACTTTGCAAGTGGCCCTTTGGCAATAGTTCAAGATAAAAAAGAAAGCTATTATAGTTGGCAACTTTGTGttcttttttctatttctttTGTGTTTATCCAGTTtcctgctgattttttttttttttttggtttatctAGCCCCTGCTAATCAGACATAAACCAAATTCTTAAGAGCATATTATGATTCTTCTGATCTATATGCTAATATGTTATATGCTATATATACCATAGTAGCATTTATCTAGATTGTCATTCGTATTAATGCTAGATCTTTACTTTTCAGGTTATATACACTAGTCACCTGGTACTTGAACAAGTCAATATGTTCTGTTCTTTGTTTTATGAAATTCTATCTTTTACCAATGTGTTTAACTTGTCCAGGGCAAGTTGCTAGGATTGCTTTGCTTCTAAAAGATCTCTAGAATTTTACCTCTATTTCTTATTGACTTATAGGAGTTACTATAAGCGCACCAATGCCGGCTGTCCTGTAAGAAAACATGTCGAGAGGGCATCACATGATCCGAAAGCAGTAATTACGAATGGTAAGCATAATCATGATGTACCAGCTGCAAAGACTATTAGCCATGAGGCATCTGCATCAGTGGTGACAGATGCTGATGGTTCTCTGAGAATCCATGCTACAGCAGCTCTCACTGGTACAATGACTACGACACCCTTTTCTCACCCACTCACCCAAACGAAGAGCAACACGATCAGCCTTGACCTTGGTGTTGGCATCAGCACCAGTCAAAGCGATGCCACAAATGGAAGTCAGCAGCTTTTGGGAACAGACCAGATTCATCAGCACCATCAAGCACAATTTGTTGGTTCCGGTAAGCTGGTGATTCAAGCAACTCCATTGTAAAAAATCTATGGAAGTTCACGCACTAGAATATCTTATACAACCCCAGGAAATTTATTGATGGGTCGATGAGGACTTCATGCAATTCAAGATATCCTTATGTCTCATAACAGAACAAAGATCGGATGTTATTTACCTGTGAACCATTTTCCACGACATCTTTATTTGCCTCATGTGAGCCACATTGCTACATCCTGCAAGTATACGCCATTAGATCTTCCTCCAAGCATTAGTAAGCAGTTACATTTGTGGTCTGATCATGTAAGCCCATGATTCaatatgtattattattattattttctctcgAAGGCTGTTCATTATAATCTTATTATGGACGTTCTTCTGATCTCGTTATTCCGAGTTGTATCTACTTCATAGGAACTCGATATCGGTTACTTTGTGCCAACCAGATTTTTGATGAAAATGGATTGTTGTCTGCATGCTTTTCAGAGATGGTTTGAacatataaatttcttctttcaAATTTAATAAGAGCAAATGTTAGAGTTGAACTCTTTAATCTCAAACCTTTGGGTGAGATGCCACAATCCCTAGCTTTTCCAAGCATCATAATTTGTCAAAGGCTTTCTCCAATGATCTTGAGGTCTCTCCTCATTTATCTCATGAGATGTTTCTCTTGCTTGTCATCTCTGGTTTGAATTGCTTCCTTGGTTATATCTGAATTCTGAACCACAAGACAATCCCTCGGATGTTTGTTTCAGCCTTTCATGAACTTTGCTCTCATTCCATATTCTAGCACATGGATTATCCTTCATTGCATCGTTCCTCCCATACATTAATCTCAGTATCTTTTACGTTGAtat
This DNA window, taken from Musa acuminata AAA Group cultivar baxijiao chromosome BXJ3-7, Cavendish_Baxijiao_AAA, whole genome shotgun sequence, encodes the following:
- the LOC135586211 gene encoding uncharacterized protein LOC135586211 isoform X1, with protein sequence MDLWTSTHLCVCQSFQLGSLSFSVWGFILIQSWSIRIYVLLLKLPLEDEWKAVIWTLTLVRFLQVQPSPTTGTLNMSSAMDKTICSDTLSSQRHTSDVSAYDGRNPEDFQFKPQVGASYSLGLSSLRPMVSAGLIKKEHEPSMQSQNQSQGQNLVASENESILSESVPNSAIEVTNLRVYVPAEAASGELQPTKLSVQNTRMFQSDPSEPISSKYT
- the LOC135586211 gene encoding uncharacterized protein LOC135586211 isoform X3, encoding MDLWTSTHLCVCQSFQLGSLSFSVWGFILIQSWSIRIYVLLLKLPLEDEWKAVIWTLTLVRFLQVQPSPTTGTLNMSSAMDKTICSDTLSSQRHTSDVSAYDGRNPEDFQFKPQVGASYSLGLSSLRPMVSAGLIKKEHEPSMQSQNQSQAEAASGELQPTKLSVQNTRMFQSDPSEPISSKYT
- the LOC135586211 gene encoding WRKY transcription factor SUSIBA2-like isoform X2, whose product is MVIWSPNAGALFYFVIKEPRVVVQTLSQVDILDDGYRWWKYGQKIVKGDPKPRSYYKRTNAGCPVRKHVERASHDPKAVITNGKHNHDVPAAKTISHEASASVVTDADGSLRIHATAALTGTMTTTPFSHPLTQTKSNTISLDLGVGISTSQSDATNGSQQLLGTDQIHQHHQAQFVGSGKLVIQATPL